Proteins from a genomic interval of Heteronotia binoei isolate CCM8104 ecotype False Entrance Well chromosome 7, APGP_CSIRO_Hbin_v1, whole genome shotgun sequence:
- the HSPB9 gene encoding heat shock protein beta-9 — protein sequence MQRSASKRGWVAPAAVPPSPVWVTGWKTAQTPEGLLDLVLEDAYAYLDALERRKGSLLLDAPTLLTLAGARLASPGGSRREGPVRLSLDLAGFSPEDVAVQLDGRKLKVTAKRETKKRAPDGCCARDYREVSREVLLPEDADLEAVACALNADGQLRIEAPRLPPTTPPERVVPIHIQREEEAVGQGKQVPNDGEEKKPEGNK from the coding sequence ATGCAGAGGTCTGCTTCCAAACGCGGGTGGGTCGCCCCGGCGGCGGTGCCTCCGAGCCCCGTCTGGGTCACGGGCTGGAAGACGGCGCAGACCCCCGAGGGCTTGCTGGACCTGGTGCTGGAGGACGCCTACGCCTACCTGGACGCGCTGGAGCGCAGGAAGGGCTCCCTCTTGCTCGACGCGCCCACCCTCCTCACGCTCGCCGGCGCCCGTCTGGCTAGCCCGGGAGGCTCCCGGCGGGAGGGCCCCGTGCGCCTCTCGCTCGACCTGGCCGGCTTCTCCCCCGAGGACGTGGCGGTGCAGCTGGACGGCAGGAAGCTGAAGGTGACGGCCAAGCGGGAGACCAAGAAGCGGGCCCCCGACGGCTGCTGCGCCCGGGATTACCGGGAAGTGTCCCGGGAGGTGCTGCTGCCCGAAGACGCGGACCTGGAGGCCGTGGCCTGCGCCCTCAACGCCGACGGGCAGCTCCGCATCGAGGCCCCCCGCCTGCCCCCGACCACGCCCCCGGAGAGAGTCGTCCCCATCCACATCCAGCGGGAGGAAGAAGCCGTCGGGCAGGGGAAACAGGTGCCCAACGACGGAGAAGAGAAGAAGCCCGAAGGAAACAAAtaa